From a region of the Ovis aries strain OAR_USU_Benz2616 breed Rambouillet chromosome 2, ARS-UI_Ramb_v3.0, whole genome shotgun sequence genome:
- the LOC121818765 gene encoding deoxyuridine 5'-triphosphate nucleotidohydrolase-like has protein sequence MPCSQEAQIVSPSKWAWATEAGDMHLRFAQLSEHATAPTKGSAHAAGYDLYSAYDYTVPPMEKVLVKTDIQIALPSGCYGRVAPHSGLAAKHFIDVGAGVIDEDYRGNVGVVLFNFDKEKFEVKNSDQTAQLICERIFYPETEEVQILDDTERGSGGFGSTGSD, from the coding sequence ATGCCCTGCTCACAAGAGGCACAAATCGTCTCCCCCAGCAAGTGGGCCTGGGCCACGGAGGCGGGAGATATGCATCTCCGCTTTGCCCAGCTCTCAGAGCACGCCACAGCCCCCACCAAGGGGTCCGCGCACGCCGCGGGCTACGACCTGTATAGCGCCTATGATTACACAGTACCACCGATGGAGAAAGTGCTTGTGAAAACTGACATTCAGATAGCCCTTCCTTCTGGGTGCTATGGAAGAGTGGCTCCTCATTCTGGCTTGGCAGCAAAACACTTCATAGATGTAGGAGCTGGTGTCATAGATGAAGATTACAGAGGAAATGTTGGTGTTGTCTTGTTTAATTTTGACAAAGAGAAGTTTGAAGTCAAAAACAGTGATCAAACTGCACAGCTCATTTGTGAACGGATATTTTACCCAGAAACAGAGGAAGTTCAAATTTTAGATGACACTGAAAGGGGTTCCGGAGGCTTTGGTTCCACTGGAAGTGATTAA